One region of Flavobacterium pisciphilum genomic DNA includes:
- a CDS encoding MGH1-like glycoside hydrolase domain-containing protein, protein MGKRQTLFILTFFFISQSNWAQKTFPILESSKNSLNYKGNPTEATDRNSLAFSDKGAWFAFGFLEPTQVKAGFSGPFLMTEENGVWLSPSLVSLQLNDENKHEAINWKNALVSQNSYNSHLEQQFQNEKLDIKQQLVFLSGHSALQKTSITNKTGKTITLYPSYDSNLFIDNIQLSKENKILKIASRKSTAIGYIQFLNATPEIEITKQGYKAQTDKLVLKPNETKELVVSQTFIFPQYSWKNENETIAKTTFNTLLKNTQKEKENQLAQLIAKKKTVYKDAIYSDLVAKLVLTLQNNTRIAAEGLKHGGLFPSYNYKWFHGFWAWDSWKHAVAVANYDSELAKNQMRALFDYQEPNGFIPDCIYRNNLIEENNYRNTKSPLAAWAIWKIYEKTKDANFIKEFYPKLKLYHNWWYKERDHDQDGLCEFGSTDGTLVAAKWESGMDNAVRFDDSKILKNGDKAYSLDQESVDLNSFLYAEKNFLNKMAEVLKLTEEAKKWQEESVTLKAKIQTQFWDATTGWYYDTSIDGKTLIKAMGCEGYLPIWAEVATTEQTKLIKENMLNPATLNTFVPLPTLAANHPKFKPNNGYWRGPIWLDQSYFGINGLEKYGYTNEANQLAHKLIHNAEGVIDKGTSIRENYQPLTGKGLEAFNFSWSASHYLMLLLEDK, encoded by the coding sequence ATGGGCAAAAGGCAAACACTTTTTATTCTTACATTCTTTTTTATATCACAATCCAATTGGGCTCAAAAAACTTTTCCGATTTTAGAATCTTCTAAAAACAGTTTAAATTATAAAGGAAATCCAACAGAGGCTACAGATAGAAACTCATTGGCTTTCTCCGATAAAGGAGCATGGTTCGCATTCGGATTTCTAGAACCAACTCAAGTTAAAGCAGGCTTTTCTGGTCCTTTTTTAATGACTGAAGAAAACGGAGTTTGGCTAAGTCCTTCATTAGTTTCATTGCAACTTAATGACGAAAACAAACACGAAGCCATCAACTGGAAAAATGCCTTAGTGAGCCAAAACAGCTACAATAGCCATTTAGAACAACAATTTCAAAACGAAAAATTAGACATAAAGCAGCAACTTGTTTTTTTATCAGGTCATTCGGCATTGCAAAAAACAAGTATTACCAATAAAACTGGAAAGACCATAACACTTTACCCCTCTTATGATTCCAATCTTTTTATAGATAACATACAGTTATCTAAAGAAAACAAAATATTAAAAATTGCTTCTAGAAAAAGTACTGCCATTGGATACATTCAATTCCTTAACGCAACACCCGAAATCGAAATTACCAAACAAGGATATAAAGCTCAAACAGACAAATTAGTATTAAAGCCAAACGAAACCAAAGAGCTTGTTGTTTCTCAAACCTTTATTTTCCCTCAATATTCATGGAAAAACGAAAATGAAACCATAGCAAAAACAACATTCAATACACTTCTTAAAAACACCCAAAAAGAAAAAGAAAACCAATTGGCACAATTAATTGCCAAAAAGAAAACAGTTTACAAAGACGCCATCTACTCTGATTTGGTCGCTAAACTAGTGCTTACACTGCAAAACAATACCCGAATTGCAGCTGAAGGATTAAAACACGGAGGGCTTTTTCCGAGTTACAACTACAAATGGTTTCACGGATTTTGGGCATGGGACAGCTGGAAACATGCAGTTGCGGTTGCAAATTATGATTCAGAATTGGCCAAAAACCAAATGCGCGCCCTATTTGATTATCAAGAACCAAACGGATTTATTCCAGATTGTATATACAGAAACAACCTAATCGAAGAAAACAATTACCGAAATACCAAATCTCCACTTGCTGCATGGGCAATCTGGAAAATTTATGAAAAGACAAAAGATGCCAACTTCATAAAGGAATTTTATCCTAAACTAAAGCTATACCACAACTGGTGGTACAAAGAGCGTGACCATGATCAAGATGGTTTATGCGAATTTGGATCAACAGATGGTACCTTAGTCGCTGCCAAATGGGAAAGCGGAATGGACAATGCAGTGCGTTTTGACGATAGCAAAATTCTGAAAAATGGAGATAAAGCCTATTCATTAGACCAAGAAAGCGTTGATTTAAATTCGTTTTTATATGCCGAAAAGAACTTTTTAAATAAGATGGCAGAGGTATTGAAACTAACTGAAGAAGCTAAAAAATGGCAAGAAGAAAGTGTAACACTAAAAGCTAAAATTCAAACCCAATTCTGGGATGCAACCACAGGTTGGTATTACGATACATCAATCGATGGAAAAACGTTAATAAAAGCAATGGGATGCGAAGGCTATTTACCGATTTGGGCAGAGGTGGCTACTACCGAGCAAACCAAATTAATAAAAGAAAACATGCTTAACCCAGCTACACTTAACACTTTTGTTCCTTTACCAACATTAGCAGCAAATCACCCAAAATTCAAACCAAATAACGGTTATTGGAGAGGGCCAATCTGGCTTGATCAAAGTTATTTTGGTATAAATGGATTGGAGAAATATGGCTATACAAACGAAGCAAATCAATTGGCTCACAAACTAATTCATAATGCCGAAGGAGTTATAGATAAAGGCACATCTATTCGAGAAAATTACCAACCACTTACAGGAAAAGGGCTAGAAGCTTTTAATTTTAGTTGGTCAGCCTCACATTATTTAATGCTTCTTTTAGAAGACAAATAG
- a CDS encoding ankyrin repeat domain-containing protein, with protein MSEQNKLAEAILYGKIDEARLLLNEGEKLSGHYFENNKGQIFSSILRSKAFDLVDSLVKNGIIETDVYEYDSFDKSFFKTIATELKGDDESISFLKEFMQKIDNKNDEVKDQTLLGYCLEQGADPAIIKCLIEEGCDVRYKNNAERNFIYEVVNKRMQNTQQALAYLELLIAEGLDVNEKDIVGETPLMAAVKDRKKECLEFLLQNGADANEQDNKGNTAFYLAVNWQQDFELYKILKQYASPDFDLENNDGERILPAFIKGVGASENQIAFLLEMLNDGADIYQTGLYYSAPKSGVDWLAEKPAAVLKAVLENGNIDIDRKDDTGNTVLHKVCAFNVNYDAEAAKGIYQKVKLLLGAGADASVVNDKDETPSALAQTDNLKIKTVELLMQQKV; from the coding sequence ATGTCAGAACAAAACAAATTAGCTGAAGCAATCCTTTATGGGAAAATCGATGAAGCAAGATTATTATTAAATGAGGGAGAGAAACTTTCGGGGCACTATTTTGAAAATAATAAAGGGCAAATATTCAGTAGTATTCTACGATCAAAGGCATTTGATTTAGTTGATTCTTTAGTTAAAAACGGCATAATAGAAACTGATGTTTATGAATATGACAGCTTTGATAAATCATTCTTTAAAACTATTGCTACAGAATTGAAAGGGGATGATGAATCAATTTCTTTCCTGAAAGAGTTCATGCAGAAAATTGATAATAAAAACGATGAGGTAAAAGATCAAACCCTGCTAGGATATTGTTTAGAGCAAGGTGCAGACCCTGCCATTATTAAATGTTTGATTGAAGAAGGTTGTGATGTTCGCTACAAAAATAATGCAGAGCGGAACTTTATTTATGAAGTGGTGAATAAAAGAATGCAGAACACTCAACAGGCATTGGCTTATTTAGAATTGTTGATTGCAGAAGGTTTAGATGTAAATGAAAAAGACATCGTTGGCGAAACGCCATTGATGGCGGCAGTAAAAGATAGAAAAAAAGAATGCTTGGAATTTCTATTACAAAACGGAGCTGATGCTAATGAACAGGATAATAAAGGGAATACAGCATTTTATTTAGCGGTTAATTGGCAGCAGGATTTTGAATTATACAAAATATTAAAACAATATGCTTCTCCAGATTTTGATTTAGAAAATAATGATGGTGAACGTATTCTTCCAGCTTTTATAAAAGGGGTTGGAGCATCAGAAAATCAAATTGCATTTTTATTAGAAATGCTAAATGATGGTGCCGATATTTATCAAACAGGTCTTTATTATAGCGCTCCAAAATCTGGTGTAGATTGGCTTGCAGAAAAACCTGCAGCAGTACTGAAAGCTGTATTAGAAAATGGGAATATAGATATTGACAGAAAAGACGATACAGGTAACACAGTATTGCATAAAGTATGCGCATTTAATGTAAATTATGATGCAGAAGCGGCGAAGGGTATCTACCAGAAAGTGAAATTATTATTGGGTGCAGGTGCTGATGCAAGTGTTGTAAATGATAAAGATGAAACTCCTTCAGCGCTAGCACAAACAGACAACCTTAAAATAAAAACGGTTGAACTATTGATGCAGCAAAAAGTATAA
- a CDS encoding RagB/SusD family nutrient uptake outer membrane protein — translation MKKIFFILSVIGLCTTTSCSDYLDQQSPDELTSNNFWRNKADAESGLAATYSQLEGAVDQWAFAEVKWPVEAYREDICELGSDALNYQSWVELSTFTYTNGNSQFTSYWRLNYRGISNANQVIDKLPQIPAATITDADRRQIEAEARFLRAYYHMKLLLNWEQIYIRNKYITKESDLNIPLSTRVETWNFITSELKAVAEILPPKQPQDKTGRATSGAANSYLGFAYLTRAYEETAQKQIFLNESLAALNKVQGYDLVKDYVSMFDGTIRNSKESIFELQFSETTANGAFYRNALHFWMAAGELGGWDEILPSTMLVDEFKKEGKIATTGNYDTRMYSILFFKDPYFNDAANPRVLGTTYDDKFGGTDKPVFRKFIPNTQEKMDQEYTAINVPLMRYSNVLLMQAEALNELGRTPEAIPYINKVRDRADMPAMTGTTGNEVKAQIEHERILEFPLENYRFYDLRRWGKTKSALDAVGRTGFDAAKNNFYPIPLTELQAN, via the coding sequence ATGAAGAAGATATTTTTTATATTATCCGTTATAGGCCTATGCACTACCACAAGTTGTAGTGACTATCTAGACCAACAATCTCCCGATGAACTTACTTCAAATAATTTCTGGAGAAACAAAGCCGATGCCGAATCTGGTTTGGCAGCAACTTATTCTCAACTCGAAGGAGCAGTTGATCAGTGGGCTTTTGCTGAAGTAAAATGGCCAGTAGAAGCGTATCGCGAAGATATTTGTGAGCTTGGAAGCGACGCCTTAAATTACCAAAGCTGGGTAGAACTTTCAACATTTACCTATACCAATGGAAATAGTCAATTTACTAGCTATTGGAGACTCAACTACAGAGGTATTAGTAATGCAAATCAAGTTATTGATAAGTTGCCACAAATTCCAGCTGCAACTATTACTGATGCTGACCGCAGACAAATTGAAGCCGAAGCTCGTTTTTTACGCGCCTATTATCACATGAAATTGCTTCTTAACTGGGAACAAATTTATATCAGAAACAAATATATAACCAAAGAAAGTGACCTAAACATTCCGTTGTCAACACGTGTAGAAACATGGAATTTCATTACAAGTGAACTTAAAGCTGTAGCCGAAATATTACCTCCTAAACAACCACAAGATAAAACAGGTCGTGCAACTAGTGGAGCAGCTAATAGCTACTTAGGATTTGCTTATTTGACAAGAGCATACGAAGAAACAGCTCAAAAACAAATATTCTTAAATGAATCGCTTGCTGCATTAAACAAAGTGCAAGGATATGATTTAGTAAAAGATTATGTTTCGATGTTTGATGGTACTATCAGAAATTCGAAAGAATCAATTTTTGAACTACAATTTTCAGAAACAACTGCTAATGGTGCTTTCTATCGTAATGCACTTCATTTTTGGATGGCAGCAGGTGAACTAGGCGGATGGGATGAAATTCTTCCGAGTACTATGCTTGTAGATGAATTTAAAAAAGAAGGAAAAATAGCTACTACAGGAAATTATGATACCCGTATGTATAGCATACTTTTCTTTAAAGACCCATATTTTAATGACGCAGCTAATCCAAGAGTATTAGGAACTACTTATGATGACAAATTTGGCGGTACTGACAAGCCAGTATTCCGCAAATTCATACCAAACACTCAAGAAAAAATGGATCAAGAATATACTGCAATCAATGTACCGCTTATGCGATACTCGAATGTACTATTAATGCAAGCTGAAGCTCTAAATGAATTAGGTCGTACTCCAGAAGCTATTCCATATATTAACAAAGTTCGTGATAGAGCAGATATGCCTGCAATGACTGGTACAACTGGTAATGAGGTAAAAGCTCAAATCGAACACGAAAGAATACTGGAATTCCCTCTTGAAAACTACCGTTTTTATGATTTACGTCGTTGGGGCAAAACAAAATCGGCTCTTGATGCTGTCGGTCGTACCGGTTTTGATGCTGCAAAAAACAATTTTTACCCAATTCCATTAACAGAATTACAAGCAAATTAA
- a CDS encoding ankyrin repeat domain-containing protein: MSMSFIIACENGNRKIAELLLANKEVDVKYTDERGRTALHYAAHRGYLDIVKILIDEGAAINYEDHNGETSLFFACLQKQKQTATYLLDKGADVTIKDKQGKSLLHLAAQTGQTEIVKQLLEQGFDVDMPDNNAETALLIAASLRNKEIVELLLNNGAEINTTNKIGDNTLILAVRSKALPIVTLLLDNSVDINHANHAGESALLIACYEANRAIVKLLIDKGADVLTTSNNGLLPVWYVCAKNQKEMVELFLDNGVDVNFSKPLSEDTTSMNSYLDWIEAANNISIEATFTLNASYSYGGESLLHVAAKKGNLSMVKLLIERDANINIQDESGNTPMHYAAASGKKDVVKYLLDQNADLSIVNVKEQKAIDYSNIKGFNEITEFILKASPAGTTVAPQQQQSQPTNGTEQDPMAAKKKALLDLKELLDAGILSQEEFDEEKSKVLKG; the protein is encoded by the coding sequence ATGTCAATGTCATTTATAATTGCCTGTGAAAATGGTAATAGGAAAATTGCAGAGTTATTGCTAGCCAATAAAGAAGTAGATGTAAAATATACTGATGAAAGAGGACGAACAGCATTACATTATGCTGCACATCGCGGTTATCTTGATATAGTAAAAATCCTTATTGATGAAGGTGCAGCTATTAATTACGAAGATCATAATGGCGAAACATCCTTGTTTTTTGCCTGTCTTCAGAAACAAAAGCAAACAGCAACTTATCTTCTTGATAAAGGGGCTGATGTAACTATCAAAGATAAACAAGGCAAAAGTTTATTGCACCTTGCTGCGCAAACCGGACAAACTGAAATTGTTAAACAATTACTTGAACAAGGTTTTGATGTTGATATGCCTGATAATAATGCTGAAACAGCACTATTAATCGCAGCTAGTTTGAGAAACAAAGAAATTGTTGAATTGTTATTGAACAATGGTGCAGAAATTAATACGACCAATAAAATAGGTGATAACACACTTATCCTTGCTGTTCGTTCTAAAGCCTTGCCTATAGTGACTTTGCTTTTAGATAATAGTGTTGATATCAACCATGCTAATCATGCTGGAGAAAGTGCTTTACTAATTGCTTGTTATGAAGCAAACAGGGCAATTGTGAAACTGCTGATTGATAAAGGTGCTGATGTATTAACAACTTCAAATAATGGACTTCTGCCTGTTTGGTATGTTTGTGCTAAGAATCAGAAAGAAATGGTTGAACTATTCTTAGATAATGGAGTAGATGTCAATTTTAGTAAGCCACTTAGCGAAGATACTACTTCTATGAACAGTTATTTAGATTGGATAGAAGCCGCTAACAACATTTCAATTGAAGCAACATTTACACTTAATGCTTCTTATAGTTATGGTGGTGAAAGTTTGTTGCATGTAGCTGCTAAAAAAGGTAATTTAAGTATGGTGAAATTGCTGATCGAAAGAGATGCAAACATTAATATTCAAGATGAAAGTGGTAATACACCTATGCATTATGCTGCGGCAAGTGGAAAGAAAGATGTTGTAAAATATCTTTTAGACCAAAATGCAGATTTAAGCATTGTGAATGTAAAAGAACAAAAAGCTATTGATTACAGTAATATTAAAGGCTTTAATGAAATAACGGAATTCATTTTAAAGGCAAGTCCCGCAGGAACAACTGTTGCACCTCAGCAGCAACAAAGTCAACCAACAAATGGTACAGAACAAGATCCGATGGCTGCTAAAAAGAAAGCGTTATTGGATTTAAAAGAACTGCTTGATGCAGGAATTCTTTCGCAAGAAGAATTTGATGAAGAGAAAAGTAAGGTGCTTAAAGGATAA
- a CDS encoding aminotransferase class III-fold pyridoxal phosphate-dependent enzyme, which produces MIFSEADIQQLAIEHYGLSATVKALDGYDELNFILTDEKNQKYILKLSDENQPHPFLEAQVKIIQHLRKSPLADNFQQFSINKKGEALTQIAKDNKTYYIRILSFLEGSFWYEQPKKSNTALYNLGAFMGNMDKALQDFSHPAMHRHYTWDISRASDANEKLKYITNHERRRIAGYFLLQFDTEVLPQIHQLRHAYIHNDANDCNVMAREEKTTGLIDFGDMVYSALINNLAIACTYAILEYDDPLTAASFIVKGYHEAYPLKTEELDLLYYLIAGRLCISVTQSAYNASLNSDNIHHFITEKPAWELLYKLIKINPIKAQDTFRKVCGFDGVINDSDYSDLLELRQKNVGRNLSIGYNDKLKIVKGALQYLYDDKGRTFVDCVNNPSHVGHCHPVVVKKMQKQIATLNTNTRYLNNTILEYAEKLTATLPPSLSVCYFVNSGSEANDLAIRMSRHYTKQKDIVVLDHAYHGTSTVAMEMSPYKFDSKGGFGKMPWIHKAINPDLYRGPYKYGDANAGEKYAADVQRIIEDLKKENKSPAVFICETLLGVGGQIPLPDNYLKTVYDYVRASGGVCIADEVQVGFGRVGDKFWGFELQDVVPDIVVLGKPIGNGHPLAAVIVTNEIADAFNNGMEYFNTFGGNPVSMSAGLAVLEVIQDEEMQQHALEVGNHLMDLLKGLMNKFPIISDVRGHGLFIGAEMVKDRTTMEPAIPEIDIVVEKMKEKGYLLSTDGPLHNVLKIKPPMPFNKQNADEMARYLEEILNEIGL; this is translated from the coding sequence ATGATTTTTTCAGAAGCAGACATTCAGCAATTAGCGATAGAACATTATGGGTTATCCGCTACCGTAAAAGCACTAGACGGCTATGATGAATTGAATTTCATACTAACCGATGAAAAAAATCAGAAGTATATCTTAAAGCTTTCTGATGAAAATCAGCCCCATCCCTTCTTGGAAGCACAGGTAAAAATCATTCAGCACTTAAGAAAAAGTCCATTAGCCGATAATTTTCAGCAATTTTCTATAAATAAAAAAGGGGAAGCATTAACTCAAATTGCTAAAGACAATAAAACATATTATATACGGATTCTAAGTTTTCTCGAAGGTTCTTTCTGGTATGAACAACCAAAAAAATCAAATACTGCTCTTTACAATTTAGGAGCATTTATGGGGAATATGGACAAAGCATTACAGGATTTTTCACATCCAGCAATGCATCGCCATTATACTTGGGACATTAGCAGAGCTAGTGACGCCAATGAGAAACTGAAGTATATTACAAATCACGAACGCAGACGAATTGCAGGTTATTTTCTTTTGCAGTTTGATACCGAAGTGCTTCCGCAAATACACCAGCTTCGACACGCATACATTCATAATGATGCCAACGACTGTAATGTAATGGCACGAGAAGAAAAAACAACTGGATTAATTGATTTTGGCGATATGGTTTATTCTGCCTTAATCAATAACCTTGCGATAGCTTGTACGTATGCAATCCTAGAATATGATGATCCATTAACAGCTGCATCATTTATTGTAAAAGGATATCACGAAGCCTATCCTCTTAAAACAGAGGAACTTGATTTGTTATATTACTTAATTGCAGGAAGACTTTGCATAAGCGTAACACAATCAGCATACAATGCATCTTTAAACAGCGATAACATACATCATTTTATTACCGAAAAACCGGCTTGGGAGTTATTATACAAACTCATCAAGATTAATCCCATAAAAGCACAAGATACTTTTAGAAAAGTATGCGGATTTGATGGTGTAATAAACGATTCGGATTATTCGGATTTATTAGAACTTCGTCAAAAAAACGTAGGTCGAAATCTAAGTATTGGCTACAACGACAAATTAAAAATTGTAAAAGGAGCATTACAATATTTATATGACGACAAAGGAAGAACTTTTGTCGATTGTGTAAACAATCCCTCTCATGTTGGGCATTGCCATCCTGTAGTGGTAAAGAAAATGCAAAAACAAATTGCGACTTTAAACACCAATACAAGGTACCTTAACAATACAATATTAGAATACGCCGAAAAACTTACTGCTACATTACCTCCCTCATTAAGCGTGTGCTATTTTGTAAACTCAGGTAGTGAGGCCAACGATTTAGCCATCCGAATGAGTCGCCATTACACCAAACAAAAAGATATTGTAGTACTAGACCATGCGTATCACGGAACCTCAACCGTAGCAATGGAAATGAGTCCTTATAAATTTGATAGTAAAGGAGGTTTTGGTAAAATGCCTTGGATTCATAAAGCAATTAACCCCGACTTATATCGTGGCCCATATAAATATGGTGATGCTAATGCAGGCGAAAAATATGCCGCTGATGTACAACGAATTATTGAAGATTTAAAAAAAGAAAACAAATCGCCAGCAGTATTTATCTGTGAAACCCTATTGGGTGTTGGAGGTCAAATTCCGCTACCTGATAATTATTTAAAAACTGTTTATGATTACGTAAGAGCCTCAGGAGGTGTATGCATTGCCGATGAGGTACAAGTAGGTTTTGGAAGAGTTGGGGATAAGTTCTGGGGATTCGAACTGCAAGATGTGGTTCCAGATATTGTTGTACTCGGAAAACCTATTGGTAACGGACACCCGCTTGCAGCAGTAATTGTAACAAATGAAATAGCCGATGCTTTTAATAACGGCATGGAATACTTCAATACTTTTGGAGGGAATCCGGTATCTATGTCAGCTGGATTAGCCGTTCTAGAAGTAATTCAAGATGAAGAAATGCAACAGCACGCTTTGGAAGTAGGCAATCACCTAATGGATTTACTAAAAGGATTAATGAATAAGTTTCCAATTATCAGCGATGTTCGTGGTCATGGATTATTTATTGGTGCCGAAATGGTAAAAGACAGGACCACTATGGAACCAGCAATTCCAGAAATTGATATTGTAGTCGAAAAGATGAAAGAGAAAGGGTATTTACTAAGCACAGATGGGCCTTTACACAATGTTTTAAAGATAAAACCACCAATGCCATTCAATAAGCAAAATGCGGATGAAATGGCTCGATACCTTGAAGAAATTTTAAATGAGATTGGTCTTTAG
- a CDS encoding beta-galactosidase, giving the protein MFKQNISLVKILFTLLFIANCNSNPVFSQSKKTTPSEKKDPQRFFSKPDLMQIGVYYYPEQWPREQWERDLKNIKKLGFEFTHFAEFAWTYMEPEEGKYDFKWLDDALAIAEKEGLKVILCTPTPTPPAWMGDKYPEIYLVDANGRRREHGNRANVSITNEKYREFTDQIIAELGKRYGKNKNIMGWQIDNEPLGSADFSPSARKAFQIWLKAKYGTIEKLNTEWVGNFWSTRYNNFEQIVIPNAEIYFEDKLSPHAILDFKRFTSDAQGEYLNRQAKILRKYVDSKQWITTNFTNVIYDADPRSANKMDFITYTMYPVSGRNPLGGDSFRIGHPNKISEANDYYRSISGVTGVMELQPGQVNWASINPQLLPGTVHMWISQAFGGGCSFTCTYRYRHPLGSSEMYHDGIVGTDGVTLTTGGKEFVQSIQDMKLLRAAYNPKAVIPQDIAKRKTGFLWSHENLWDLENQKQTEFWSTWKHRSIYTTAIKSTGAPMDFITEEDDFSAYPFIVAPAYQLIDQKLVDKWTKYVENGGNLILSCRTGQKDRNGHFFEANWSAPIVPLIGADVEFFDMLVADVNGTISSGNTTYKWNTWADVLNPKQGTEVLATYTDQFYKGKAAAITRKLGKGTVTYIGAESKDGNLERQVVRTIYERAKVAIEDLPKGVFVEWRDGFYVGVNYTNEPINLPIPQGSKILVGQNPLQPAQAIIWK; this is encoded by the coding sequence ATGTTCAAGCAAAATATATCTTTAGTTAAAATTTTATTTACCCTATTATTTATTGCAAATTGTAATTCAAATCCTGTTTTCTCTCAAAGTAAAAAGACTACTCCTTCAGAGAAAAAAGACCCACAACGTTTCTTTTCAAAACCCGATTTAATGCAAATTGGTGTTTATTACTATCCTGAACAATGGCCGAGAGAACAATGGGAACGTGATTTAAAAAACATAAAAAAACTAGGGTTTGAGTTTACTCATTTTGCTGAATTTGCTTGGACTTATATGGAACCTGAAGAAGGAAAATATGATTTTAAATGGCTAGATGATGCTCTAGCTATCGCGGAAAAAGAAGGTTTAAAAGTAATTCTTTGTACTCCAACTCCAACTCCCCCAGCATGGATGGGAGATAAATATCCTGAAATTTATTTAGTAGATGCAAACGGACGCCGCAGAGAGCATGGTAATAGAGCAAATGTGTCTATAACAAATGAAAAATACCGCGAATTTACAGATCAGATAATAGCCGAATTAGGAAAAAGATACGGTAAGAATAAAAACATTATGGGTTGGCAAATCGATAACGAACCTTTGGGTAGTGCCGATTTTAGTCCTTCTGCTCGTAAAGCATTTCAAATTTGGCTTAAAGCCAAATACGGAACAATCGAAAAACTAAATACAGAATGGGTAGGAAACTTTTGGAGTACTCGTTATAACAACTTCGAACAAATAGTTATCCCTAATGCAGAAATTTATTTTGAGGATAAATTAAGCCCACACGCGATCTTAGATTTTAAAAGATTTACCTCAGATGCACAAGGTGAATATTTAAACAGACAAGCCAAAATACTTCGAAAATACGTTGATTCAAAACAATGGATAACAACCAACTTTACTAATGTAATTTACGATGCCGATCCAAGAAGTGCTAACAAAATGGATTTTATTACCTACACGATGTATCCTGTGAGTGGAAGAAATCCATTAGGAGGAGATAGTTTTAGAATAGGACATCCAAACAAAATTTCGGAAGCCAACGATTATTACAGATCTATAAGCGGTGTTACTGGTGTTATGGAATTACAACCAGGACAAGTAAATTGGGCTAGCATAAATCCACAATTACTTCCCGGAACAGTTCATATGTGGATATCACAAGCTTTTGGTGGCGGTTGCTCATTTACTTGCACCTATAGATACAGACACCCACTAGGAAGTAGCGAAATGTACCACGATGGAATCGTAGGAACTGATGGCGTAACTCTTACTACTGGCGGAAAAGAATTTGTACAATCTATCCAAGATATGAAATTACTTCGTGCAGCATACAATCCAAAAGCAGTAATCCCACAGGACATTGCCAAAAGAAAAACAGGCTTTTTATGGAGTCACGAAAATCTTTGGGATTTAGAAAACCAAAAACAAACTGAATTCTGGAGTACATGGAAACACAGATCTATCTATACAACTGCTATAAAATCAACTGGAGCACCAATGGATTTTATTACCGAAGAAGATGATTTCTCTGCTTATCCGTTTATTGTTGCACCCGCTTACCAACTTATAGATCAAAAATTAGTTGACAAATGGACTAAATATGTAGAAAACGGAGGAAACTTAATTCTTTCTTGCCGTACCGGTCAAAAGGATAGAAACGGGCATTTTTTCGAAGCCAATTGGAGCGCACCAATTGTACCGCTAATTGGAGCCGATGTTGAGTTTTTTGACATGCTTGTTGCCGATGTCAACGGAACAATAAGTTCTGGTAACACTACTTATAAATGGAACACATGGGCAGATGTACTGAACCCAAAACAAGGAACTGAAGTTCTAGCAACATATACAGACCAGTTTTACAAAGGTAAAGCGGCAGCCATTACAAGAAAACTAGGCAAAGGAACCGTTACTTATATTGGAGCAGAAAGCAAAGATGGAAATCTGGAAAGACAAGTTGTACGAACTATTTACGAACGTGCAAAAGTTGCTATCGAAGATTTACCAAAGGGTGTATTTGTAGAATGGAGAGATGGTTTTTATGTAGGTGTAAACTATACAAACGAACCTATAAACTTACCAATACCACAAGGAAGTAAAATCCTTGTTGGACAAAATCCTTTGCAACCAGCCCAAGCTATTATTTGGAAATAG